Proteins co-encoded in one Salvia splendens isolate huo1 chromosome 4, SspV2, whole genome shotgun sequence genomic window:
- the LOC121800727 gene encoding uncharacterized protein LOC121800727, with product MQTQGLSQIREDVQEEHTPEAVEDREDGGCHPYTQAETTTLFDAWINTSPILGNQQTRKCFWDKVTNVNNAKKPTEAFSRNLKMLPAHFERADRDVKIFCGIYRREAEQYQSGASGSDMLRAALRVFKSDTGKDFKFPDV from the coding sequence ATGCAAAcacagggattatcccaaattagggaggatgtTCAGGAAGAACACACtccggaggcggtggaggacCGTGAGGACGGCGGCTGTCATCCATACACACAAGCGGAGACGACGACTCTGTTCGACGCTTGGATCAACACGTCTCCCATCCTCGGAAATCAACAAACCCGTAAGTGTTTTTGGGATAAGGTCACCAATGTAAACAACGCAAAAAAGCCGACGGAGGCCTTCAGCCGCAACCTGAAGATGCTTCCCGCTCATTTTGAGCGAgccgacagagatgtcaaaataTTTTGTGGAATCTACAGGAGGGAAGCGGAgcaataccaaagcggagctagTGGATCCGACATGttgagagcggctttgcgagtcttcaAATCCGACACCGGCAAAGATTTCAAATTTCCCGATGTTTAG